A single genomic interval of Spinacia oleracea cultivar Varoflay chromosome 6, BTI_SOV_V1, whole genome shotgun sequence harbors:
- the LOC130462933 gene encoding cysteine-rich receptor-like protein kinase 26: SDFFFVFTPIYFVDFSNYLADVNVAVVFEHYDCSSTHGNYTKGSTYQHNLDRLFSSLSSQTSSRKFYNTTIGDFPNKVYAIYQCREDLSFEICTKCIQVATIKISQVCPLYVESIVWYNECMLRYANRSIFSLCETTPTRESWYEGSVSNYVMFSPVVKRTMNTIVRLASRTTARGHLANTYANWTSIDRMYGFAMCTPDINELHCKRCLTIGLDEISGFYNISKVVTVFYPSCQLGYDTELDRMTRIPLVLAPSPAKAQAHIPG, encoded by the coding sequence tctgattttttttttgttttcacaCCGATTTATTTTGTTGACTTTTCCAACTATTTGGCCGATGTTAATGTAGCGGTTGTCTTTGAACATTATGATTGTTCTTCTACACACGGTAACTACACCAAGGGAAGTACGTACCAACATAATCTCGACCGCCTTTTCTCAAGCCTCTCCTCCCAAACCTCATCTCGAAAGTTCTACAACACCACTATTGGCGATTTTCCTAACAAAGTATACGCCATTTACCAATGTCGAGAGGATTTGAGCTTCGAAATATGCACCAAGTGTATCCAAGTTGCGACGATAAAAATATCACAAGTATGCCCGTTATATGTCGAAAGCATAGTTTGGTATAACGAATGTATGTTAAGGTATGCAAACCGTTCCATTTTCTCCTTGTGTGAGACAACTCCAACAAGAGAGTCATGGTATGAAGGTAGTGTCTCGAACTATGTTATGTTTAGTCCAGTAGTCAAAAGAACGATGAATACGATTGTTAGGCTGGCTTCTCGAACTACTGCTCGGGGACATTTGGCTAACACGTATGCCAATTGGACATCGATAGATAGAATGTACGGCTTTGCTATGTGCACACCTGATATAAATGAGCTACATTGTAAGAGATGCTTGACAATTGGTTTAGATGAGATATCTGGATTTTACAACATTAGTAAGGTGGTGACTGTCTTCTATCCAAGCTGCcaattaggttatgatacagaACTTGATCGAATGACACGTATACCATTGGTACTCGCTCCATCTCCGGCTAAAGCTCAAGCTCATATTCCAGGTTAG